In the Pseudonocardia sediminis genome, CGGGCGTCTCCTGCGGGAGGGGACGAGACGGCGCGGATCGCGGCCACGATGTCGTCGGACGGAGTGTCCATCGCGAGATTCAGGGCTTCACACACCTTGCCGAGAGCATGGCAGGCCACCACGTCGTTGCCGTCCTGAGCTAGCGGGGTCACGGGGGTCCCGATGAAACGCCAGTTGTGCAGGTCTCGGCGAAGCTGGTCGACCGCTGCCGCCACGTCTTCGCCGAACGCTCCGTCGTGCCACTTCCGGACAAGGTCGACGACGGCACCAGCCGAGACCGCAAGGGCGTCACCGAACGACTCGACGAGCTCGCACGAGATCGGGCCGTGAGGCGGCAGGGCGGGTTCGGCTGCTAAGGCGGCGCGGACCAACGTCGCGGCATGCTGGCGTTGCCCTGCATCGGACCCGCCGTACTCGATGTCATCGAGCGATTCAGGGTTCCGCCGGAAGTAGGTCAGTGCGTCGGCGACCGTCGGCCGGGCGGTGGCGGCGGGTACGGCGGTGGGAGAGGGCATAGAGGTTCCTCCGGGAGAGGGAGAAGAAGTCACGACGAGACCGTCGGGTACTCGTCCCAAGTGCGGCCGTCCAACTCGCGGCCGTCCGCCTTAGGCGTGGCGCCGCCCCACTGCTTGAACAGAAACGGCACCTCGGCCGCGACGCACTGGTCGCGGAGCTGCCGGGCCCATGCGGTGTGCATCGGGCGATGCCCGGGCCCTGACTCGCCGCCGACGATCACCCAATGAAGAACATCAGCGACACGCAGCCGATCCCCAGTCCACGGATGCTCTTCACCCGGCTCGACCCGCCGCATCGTGGCGGCTAAGTCGACGGAGCCGAGCAGCGGCTCACACGACAGGAAGCGGACGGCGGCCGGAGTATTGAGCAGCGCGGGGACCCGGAGATCAGCGCGCTTCTGGTCCTCTACGGAGACGCCCAGCCAGACATTCGGCAGCGGCCAATTCGCCACCTCGCGGTGATGGACCTCGGTCGCGTCGTAGTGCCGCACCTTCAGCCGGACCGACTCCTCAAAAGCCGGACTCGACAGGAGGGAGCGCATGCGAGCGTGGCGTTTCGTAAGGATCTGATACGTGTGCTGCGAGGCCAGAGCCATCGTCGCGAACACCCGCGCGATGAACTCATCCGAGACACCCGCGTGGAACAAGTCCGACATGCTGTTCACGAACACCTTGCGAGGCTTGCGCCACCGCATCGGAAGGTTCAGTGCAGACGGGTGCTCGGTGATTCCGAAACCGGGACCACTGGTCTTCGGGTCGCCGTCGTTCTGATACTTCGCCTTCCCCATGCCCTTGAGTCGCTTAGCCATGGTCATCGCGTAGCAGTTGTCGCAGCCGGGCGAGACACGGTCACATCCGGTGGTCGGATTCCACGTCGCCTCGGTCCATTCGATGCTGGTTGTCATCGCGACTCTCCGGTCAGTTTCAGGGTGCGTTCGACATAGCTCAGATTCTACCGCGGAAGGGCGCCGATTAGGTTGCCTGAGCAGCACAGATCGGCCCTGTAAGCAATGGATCTGTGACCGGATCAGCGGTAAGATGTTGGGTGCGTGCAGAGATGCACCGCTCCCCCATTAAGCGGGCCCCGACGCAGATCTTGGCGGAAGTGCGCCGGAGCCCTCGACGACTCGGAGTCGCCGTGTTTGTGAGGTTATACCCATGCCTGCGCTGCTGCCCAGACTCGACGGTGATGCCGTCATGACAGACGCGCGCTTCCCCGACCGCTGGCTCACCAACCGCCAGATCCTCGGACTCCCCGCCGACGCGTTCCGGCTGTTCGTCATCGCCAACGCATGGGCCGTGTCCAACCGAACCGACGGGCGCATCGACCTGACCGACCTGTCGATGATGCCCGACCCCGCGCACGACTCGGACCGCTCCCTGCTGGTCGAGACCGGGCTGTGGGAGGCGGACACGCGGGGCTACGTGATCGCCGGGTTCGCCAACGTGCAGACCACGGCCGCGCAGCTCGCCGCCGCTGAGCAGAAGCTGGCCGCCGACCGTCTCCGGAAGGCCAAGTCCAAGCCGACCCGTTCGGACGTTCCGCCGGAAGCTCCGTCGGAATTCCGAGCGACTGTGAAGGACAGGCAAGGACCGGCTAGGACAGGAAGAACTACCGGGACCACCACTGACGACGAGTTCGTGGACTTCCCCGACCCCCGCTACCCCGCCGACAACTACGAGACTTGAAGAGGACCAGCCATGACCGACCCCGCGCCTACTCCCCGTCCAGACGCTGTTGTCCCTGAGGTTCGGGTGGACACCACCGCAGCCGACACCGCCGATGTCCGGGACCGCCTGGACTCTCTGAGTGCCCGCGCCTACGAGATTTGGGGTCAGGGGTTGGGCGTGGGTCGTCTCCCGCCCAGACGCAGGTGTCGTTGTCATTTCGGCCAGTTCCCAGTGAGCAGCCAGTGAACGGTCGACGGGACCTCATCGAGCCGGGACTCCGTCACCTCGCCGCTGTTCAGGTACGCCACGACGGCAGCGATCCGGGACTCAGCTTCGTGAAGTCGCCGACTCAGTTGTTCGACCTCGGTTGGCTGACCGGGCATCGGACGCCACTCGCCGTAGATCTTCCGGCTGATCATCCGCTGGACGTAGATCCATCGGGTGCCACAGTCGGGGCAGTCCCAGCGGCGGCCGGACCACGACGACCTGTCCTCGGGGTCCTTCGTCGGCGGAACACATCGGTGGGAGAGCCCCTGAGCGGCGCTGTGCGCGTCTCCCGCCCCTTCGTCCACTCCCGGCTCGCT is a window encoding:
- a CDS encoding DUF5131 family protein; this translates as MTTSIEWTEATWNPTTGCDRVSPGCDNCYAMTMAKRLKGMGKAKYQNDGDPKTSGPGFGITEHPSALNLPMRWRKPRKVFVNSMSDLFHAGVSDEFIARVFATMALASQHTYQILTKRHARMRSLLSSPAFEESVRLKVRHYDATEVHHREVANWPLPNVWLGVSVEDQKRADLRVPALLNTPAAVRFLSCEPLLGSVDLAATMRRVEPGEEHPWTGDRLRVADVLHWVIVGGESGPGHRPMHTAWARQLRDQCVAAEVPFLFKQWGGATPKADGRELDGRTWDEYPTVSS